Proteins encoded by one window of Lasioglossum baleicum chromosome 4, iyLasBale1, whole genome shotgun sequence:
- the Cnn gene encoding phosphodiesterase 4D interacting protein centrosomin isoform X5 codes for MRNNYRNMFFAGYGCSNQQQNSSPLPTRAGLWGTVYSPFRNTNMSLQDITMNSTVHVTHGTNARSPGKTSQAGAIGARDRGGRTMKDYEDQLEALKKENFNLKLRIYFLEERMGITSVDENAIKKNIELKVENESLRKELVEKQELLSQAAKAIQLIEEQKEVCSRNEIQYQQTLEAEREKIRKLEKELTDYQEKADASIYYKQAFGITSEKAVDTEEKLRQMEEVVASLEAEVEQVTSSLNEERGWTQELETERDELRDRLEVEARVKENWAAERLQESESLREKVKELEEELLKKDVDLQQCRNDQTETKRLNKELNAQLENKCQTFDELNAVAEKRKKQIDQLRTSIKSRDDALTDLNNKHRSLLSQFENGYVKRSIPSSSSGMKLIDEPLQSRLGQKLTNADGLTIRENVCLDWEPNRERSPRSKSPTDTPNGETKSARDLVKELEEKDNEIKRRQEKNKQLVLKLCNMQKQAENADYKLKKLETDHEKAIKTIQGFMERQQQLEQSKLMKEQKIMELEIELNRLQEGENTGMRRDRRDDYNPSNQQRFDEMEAKINDLRDQIETIKAEKSRLETQIQVESQELLGRVQDREQKIEILETEKMAIKEQLEDKVNEFLKLKETTKNETESLHEREDLLRKLQLQDGEIEEKNRKIEQLTKELQVKTQNLQQLVNTELWSKNKEIAKLHNHMTANSSHERIRNKSDIMHESAGTQLSALIKELNDIGIKVTFTNEVIQLNYVDGNEPIDVKTMTDYVQKLLIQKNELEKEVDYLKWLKLVSRPDFATEMDGYGDNQTEKDRKYCELLRTHLKELVKFMKEMLKNGNYTDTIGNEHKKIVLDVLTNSRILSEDFLNALEGISTYDIPISVEATNVRSIDGRVKKSRSENLLSATKNQTSTQSDSEAFSEPDRTVSMARIGLQEMQQKSVNRPRFSKYTKTFTDSEDSLEYVPYHKTYQNDLNDTEANHQIQELKETNAFLYSELSALRNELTAKTSFDCAFDEKISPLIVKLEKSQKFCEKLQTSLERRVHEVHTLKKESKLNNARRAQLENKLVDLESMAAEMNKQKAELLHYKENAERNAADVLITLNRENDMLRTRIKKLEDENEVAKANMTTLTKELDHLTLSHSQILVENTKLTNDKIRLEQEVRKTESRCDLTVRNIHDKFNKENSQYWFSMNYPTAGGRSKSSCSPDLGIESDAAVTTMRPLKDTLKITESMTNLLSDEDSNNGNGPIRKAGSESPLPIEGLDEVDALKQENETLKRRLMKTRRALEDTFQHLSASNKNKKNVEKAITKQLQITKSILKKTRTFEEPLDN; via the exons GTACAAATGCAAGATCACCTGGCAAAACCTCCCAGGCGGGGGCGATCGGGGCCAGGGACAGAGGGGGTAGGACAATGAAAGACTACGAGGACCAGTTAGAAGCCCTTAAAAAGGAAAACTTCAACCTGAAGTTACGGATTTATTTCCTGGAGGAACGAATGGGCATCACATCAGTGGATGAAAATGCgataaagaaaaatattgaattgaaG GTCGAAAACGAATCACTGAGGAAAGAATTGGTGGAGAAGCAGGAACTTCTTAGCCAAGCAGCCAAAGCAATCCAATTAATTGAAGAGCAGAAAGAAGTATGCTCGCGTAACGAGATTCAGTATCAGCAAACGCTGGAGGCAGAACGAGAGAAGATCCGAAAATTAGAGAAAG AATTAACGGATTACCAGGAAAAGGCAGATGCATCCATATACTACAAGCAAGCATTCGGGATCACGTCGGAAAAGGCAGTGGACACCGAGGAGAAGTTGCGACAAATGGAAGAAGTTGTTGCGTCCCTGGAGGCCGAG GTGGAACAGGTGACATCAAGCTTGAACGAAGAACGTGGCTGGACGCAAGAGCTCGAGACCGAGAGGGATGAGCTCAGAGATCGTTTGGAGGTTGAGGCGCGTGTGAAAGAAAACTGGGCGGCGGAAAGGCTGCAAGAGTCGGAGAGTCTGCGGGAGAAGGTGAAAGAACTGGAGGAGGAGCTTCTGAAAAAGGACGTCGACCTGCAACAGTGTAGAAACGATCAGACCGAGACGAAAAGGTTGAACAAGGAGCTGAACGCGCAGCTGGAGAACAAGTGTCAAACGTTCGACGAGCTGAACGCGGTTGCAGAGAAACGCAAGAAACAAATCGACCAGTTGAGGACGTCGATAAAGAGCAGAGACGACGCTTTGACAGACCTTAATAATAAACATCGCTCCTTGCTCTCTCAG TTCGAGAATGGTTATGTCAAACGATCAATACCCAGCAGTTCGTCGGGAATGAAATTAATTGACGAACCATTACAATCGAGACTAGGACAGAAATTGACCAACGCTGATGGTTTGACGATAAGAGAGAACGTTTGTCTCGATTGGGAACCGAACAGGGAAAGGTCGCCGCGGTCAAAGTCGCCGACAGACACTCCCAATGGCGAGACAAAATCCGCAAGGGATCTAGTGAAG GAGCTAGAAGAGAAGGATAACGAGATAAAGCGTCGCCAAGAGAAGAACAAGCAACTTGTGCTAAAGCTGTGCAACATGCAAAAGCAGGCGGAGAACGCGGACTATAAGCTGAAAAAGTTAGAAACCGACCACGAGAAGGCGATTAAGACTATCCAAGGCTTCATGGAGAGGCAACAACAGCTAGAACAAAGCAAACTAATGAAAGAGCAAAAGATCATGGAATTGGAAATTGAATTGAACCGGCTACAGGAAGGGGAGAACACGGGCATGCGAAGGGACAGAAGAGACGATTACAATCCCAGCAATCAG CAACGATTCGACGAAATGGAAGCGAAAATAAACGACCTACGAGACCAAATAGAGACCATCAAGGCTGAGAAGAGTCGTTTGGAGACGCAGATACAAGTTGAATCACAG GAGCTGCTAGGCCGTGTGCAAGACAGGGAACAGAAGATCGAGATCTTAGAGACCGAGAAAATGGCGATAAAGGAGCAGCTGGAGGACAAGGTTAACGAGTTCCTAAAGCTGAAAGAAACCACGAAAAACGAAACCGAGAGCCTACACGAGAGAGAAGACCTCTTACGCAAGCTACAACTCCAAGACGGTGAAATCGAGGAGAAGAACCGAAAAATCGAGCAACTGACGAAAGAATTGCAGGTGAAGACGCAAAACCTGCAGCAGCTGGTGAACACGGAGCTGTGGAGCAAGAATAAAGAGATTGCGAAGCTCCACAACCATATGACCGCGAACAGTAGTCACGAGAGAATCCGAAACAAATCGGACATCATGCACGAAAGCGCTGGCACGCAGCTATCTGCGTTGATCAAAGAACTGAACGACATTGGTATAAAGGTTACGTTTACCAATGAGGTGATCCAATTGAATTACGTCGACGGGAACGAGCCCATAGACGTAAAAACGATGACGGACTATGTACAGAAGCTGTTGATCCAGAAGAATGAGTTGGAGAAGGAAGTCGACTATTTGAAGTGGTTGAAGCTGGTATCCAGACCGGACTTCGCTACGGAGATGGATGGATACGGGGATAATCAGACGGAGAAAGACAGAAAATACTGCGAACTGTTGCGTACACACTTGAAGGAGTTGGTGAAGTTTATGAAGGAAATGTTGAAGAACGGAAATTACACCGACACCATCGGCAACGAGCACAAGAAGATCGTTCTCGATGTTCTGACCAATTCGAGGATACTGTCCGAGGATTTCCTGAACGCCCTCGAAGGAATTTCGACGTATGATATACCGATCAGCGTCGAAGCGACGAATGTAAGGTCGATCGACGGCAGAGTGAAGAAAAGTCGATCCGAGAATTTGCTTAGCGCTACGAAGAATCAAACATCTACACAGTCAGATTCGGAAGCGTTCTCTGAACCAGACAGGACGGTCTCTATGGCTAGGATTGGACTCCAGGAAATGCAACAGAAATCCGTGAACCGACCCAGGTTCTCGAAATACACGAAAACGTTCACCGATTCCGAAGACTCTCTTGAATACGTGCCTTATCACAAGACTTATCAAAATGATTTGAACGACACCGAGGCTAACCATCAAATACAGGAACTGAAAGAGACGAACGCCTTCCTGTACTCGGAACTCAGTGCTCTGAGGAACGAATTGACCGCCAAGACCTCTTTCGATTGT gcGTTCGATGAGAAAATATCCCCCTTAATCGTCAAGCTAGAAAAATCGCAGAAGTTCTGCGAAAAATTGCAAACGTCTTTGGAAAGGAGAGTACATGAAGTTCACACTCTGAAGAAGGAGAGCAAATTGAACAATGCGCGCAGAGCACAGCTGGAAAATAAACTGGTCGATCTGGAAAGCATGGCCGCAGAAATGAATAAGCAGAAAGCTGAATTGTTGCATTACAAAGAGAACGCGGAAAGAAACGCCGCGGATGTGCTTATTACGCTTAACAGAGAAAACGACATG cTGAGGACACGAATTAAGAAATTGGAAGATGAAAATGAAGTTGCTAAGGCAAACATGACGACTTTAACGAAGGAGTTGGACCATTTGACTCTTTCGCACAGCCAAATTCTTGTGGAAAATACCAAATTAACCAATGACAAAATACGGCTAGAACAAGAAGTTCGAAAAACGGAAAGTAGATGTGACTTGACTGTCCGCAATATTCATGACAAATTTAACAAAGAG AATTCACAGTACTGGTTTTCCATGAATTATCCAACGGCCGGTGGACGAAGCAAATCCAGTTGTTCACCAGATTTAGGGATTGAAAGTGATGCGGCGGTGACAACAATGAGGCCGTTGAAAGATACTCTGAAGATTACAGAATCCATGACAAATCTTTTGAGCGATGAAGATAGCAACAATGGTAACGGACCAATACGAAAAGCAGGCAGCGAAAGTCCGTTACCAATCGAAG GTTTAGACGAAGTAGACGCGTTGAAGCAAGAAAATGAAACACTGAAAAGAAGGTTGATGAAAACAAGAAGAGCACTGGAGGACACTTTCCAGCATCTGTCTGCgtcgaataaaaacaaaaagaatgtCGAAAAAGCAATAACAAAGCAATTGCAGATTACCAAAAGTATTTTAAAGAAGACAAGGACGTTCGAGGAGCCCTTGGATAATTAA